In Mustela nigripes isolate SB6536 chromosome 2, MUSNIG.SB6536, whole genome shotgun sequence, a single window of DNA contains:
- the GHRL gene encoding appetite-regulating hormone isoform X2 → MPSLGTLCSLLLFSVLWMDLALAGSSFLSPEHQKVQRKESKKPPAKLQPRALEGSLRPEDTSQVEGAEDELEIRFNTPFDVGIKLSGAQYHQHGQALGKFLQDILWEEANEALEDK, encoded by the exons ATGCCCTCCCTGGGGACCCTTTGCAGCCTGCTGCTCTTCAGTGTGCTCTGGATGGACTTGGCCTTGGCGGGCTCCAGCTTCCTGAGTCCTGAACACCAGAAAGTCCAG AGAAAGGAGTCCAAGAAGCCGCCAGCCAAACTGCAGCCTCGAGCTCTCGAAGGCTCACTCCGCCCAGAAGATACAAGtcaagtggaaggggcagaggatgagCTGGAAATCCGG TTCAACACTCCCTTTGATGTCGGAATCAAGCTCTCTGGGGCTCAGTACCACCAGCATGGCCAGGCGCTGGGGAAGTTTCTTCAAGACATCCTCTGGGAAGAGGCCAACG AGGCCCTGGAAGATAAGTGA
- the GHRL gene encoding appetite-regulating hormone isoform X1: MPSLGTLCSLLLFSVLWMDLALAGSSFLSPEHQKVQQRKESKKPPAKLQPRALEGSLRPEDTSQVEGAEDELEIRFNTPFDVGIKLSGAQYHQHGQALGKFLQDILWEEANEALEDK, from the exons ATGCCCTCCCTGGGGACCCTTTGCAGCCTGCTGCTCTTCAGTGTGCTCTGGATGGACTTGGCCTTGGCGGGCTCCAGCTTCCTGAGTCCTGAACACCAGAAAGTCCAG CAGAGAAAGGAGTCCAAGAAGCCGCCAGCCAAACTGCAGCCTCGAGCTCTCGAAGGCTCACTCCGCCCAGAAGATACAAGtcaagtggaaggggcagaggatgagCTGGAAATCCGG TTCAACACTCCCTTTGATGTCGGAATCAAGCTCTCTGGGGCTCAGTACCACCAGCATGGCCAGGCGCTGGGGAAGTTTCTTCAAGACATCCTCTGGGAAGAGGCCAACG AGGCCCTGGAAGATAAGTGA